The DNA sequence ACTTCGGAGTTTTTTTTCAGCAAACCTAAATTGTGTTAGAGGTTTTTTTATTTTACTTCCCAATTGCTTCATAATATCGATCAGAGCATTGCTGTAATACTACTTTGGTTTCTTCTAATCTTTTCATAGTTTAGCTACTCATAAAAAAGCAGGAAACAAAGCGGTATTAAACAAAATATTGGTGTTTTTTGAAGAACTTGTAGAATATCCTTTTACAGGAACTGGCAAACCCGAACCTTTAAAACACAATCTTTCTGGCCTTTGGTCTCGAAGAATAAACAAAGAATACAGACTCATTTACGAAGTAGAAAACCAAACCGTTTTTATTCTTTCTGCTTACGGACATTATTTGTAAAACCACCCCGAAGAAGGTGGTTTTTATTTTTTCTTTTAAAGAATTTACCGGTTTATAAACCCCTATTAATAATGCGTTTACGCAAGTTTAGGAATGGAATATTGGAATTTGTTGGTATTAGACGGAACCTTATAAAAGTCTTAATAAATCTTTTTTTAACAGTTCAGTATCTGTATCAAATTTCTTCTTCTTTACAAATTCTGCAAGTAAATCAATTTTTTCTAAAATAGATTCTTTTAAAAATATATAACGCTCATCATCTGACTTGCTAAAAAAATTCTTATCGTTTATAACAATTGGAATACCTACGGATTTTTCCTTCTTGCGGTAATCTATTGGCTCTAAATCCTGTAAGAGATATACATAAAATTCGAATAAAATTAATACTAAATCTTTACCATAATTTGTATTTTCTGCTTTTTTTTAATTGATTATTTATTCCTTTTTCTCCAAAAACATAGGCTCTAAAAAGTTTTCCTTTTTCAAAAACTAAAGCTTGTTCATCGACATCAACAGTTCCATCGGCAGTCGTTTTAACAAAGCATCCGAAAATACTATTATCATTCATTAGTGATTAAAGTATATCAAAATTTTTTGCAATGATTTTAATTACACTATCTGTAGAATTTAAATTAAATATATATATATTCAAGTCAATATCATCTAAATGACCCTTCCATTTACCATATATTGTTTTTAAATCTTGATTCTCTTTTCCTCCTGTATATGCTTCAAGTATAGCTTCTTCGGCAATTACCCCAAAATTTAAATTAAGACAAGACCAATAAACATCCTCGAAAATTACGCTTTTTAAACATCCATCTTGAAATTCAATATTCAAAACAAGTGTGTCATTATCTCCCGGATTTTTACGATCGATGAAGATTTCTTTAAGCACAGCATCGTGCCACTCTATAGTGTTAAAATTTATCATTTTGGCCATTTTGCATTATCAAAAATATGTTTTCCACTGCCATTTATATGAAAATGACTAACGTTCGGTCCTTTTTTTCCTGGCATAGTTGCAGGATCAATTCTTAGTTTTTCAATAAATTTACCATTTTGAATCTCCCCATAAGACGACGTTCTAAATGGGTTTTCAACTAAATTACTAGGAATCTTTAAA is a window from the Kaistella flava (ex Peng et al. 2021) genome containing:
- a CDS encoding Txe/YoeB family addiction module toxin, with product MFFEELVEYPFTGTGKPEPLKHNLSGLWSRRINKEYRLIYEVENQTVFILSAYGHYL